One region of Thiorhodovibrio frisius genomic DNA includes:
- a CDS encoding UPF0175 family protein, translating into MMSNTVEIACPPEVMLSLHMNSRELAERVQRDAAMALFREGRLSSGLAAQWLGMPRVHFLLLAMAAGAELLEDTEEDFRRETALL; encoded by the coding sequence ATGATGTCAAACACCGTTGAAATCGCCTGCCCGCCTGAGGTCATGCTCAGTCTGCACATGAACTCGCGAGAACTCGCCGAGCGCGTGCAACGAGATGCCGCCATGGCGTTGTTTCGGGAAGGGCGTTTGTCCTCTGGGTTAGCGGCCCAGTGGCTTGGTATGCCGCGCGTGCATTTTCTGCTGCTGGCGATGGCCGCCGGTGCCGAATTGCTGGAGGACACTGAGGAAGATTTCCGACGCGAGACGGCGTTGTTGTAA
- a CDS encoding DUF3368 domain-containing protein, with protein MVFCNTTPFIALASIDRLDLLHLVLGDIAVAQAVAEECARGGPISVPALQRLPWVNLYPDLPSDESMILDLDRGEKQTILLARHHGSDLVVIDERRARSLAEYLGLRVTGTLGILVKAKASGFIPSFREAAAAMRGQGIYYSQGLIDRLGERLGEIGDRLP; from the coding sequence ATGGTGTTCTGCAATACGACGCCCTTCATCGCGCTGGCGAGCATTGACCGACTCGACCTGCTGCATCTGGTTCTCGGAGACATCGCAGTGGCGCAAGCCGTGGCAGAGGAATGCGCCCGGGGTGGGCCGATCTCGGTACCCGCCCTACAGCGCCTGCCTTGGGTGAATTTGTATCCCGATTTGCCATCGGATGAGTCGATGATCTTGGATCTGGATCGCGGCGAAAAGCAGACGATTTTGCTGGCTCGTCACCACGGTAGTGACCTCGTCGTGATCGATGAACGCCGTGCGCGCAGCTTGGCCGAATACCTTGGACTGCGCGTGACTGGAACCCTGGGCATTCTCGTCAAGGCAAAAGCAAGCGGCTTCATCCCATCTTTCCGGGAAGCGGCCGCTGCGATGCGTGGCCAAGGTATCTATTACAGTCAGGGATTGATCGACCGTCTGGGTGAACGACTCGGAGAAATAGGTGACCGACTCCCGTAA